One bacterium genomic window carries:
- a CDS encoding methyltransferase domain-containing protein: MKEEPNKESKDKPPQRKAEPPLGKRTLGPVPNLEDHVSSDWWRRIFNSVYLKTDADVVEDQDITRKEVALFQGILGIMPEDRVLDLCCGQGRHSLELARSGFMNVEGLDRSHYLIQRAKAQGKKESLSIKFREGDARKLPYAPDTFDAVMILGNSFGYFETVNDDLRVLKEVARILKPWGKLLVDVTDGKYLRNNFQPRSWEWIDSEHFVCRERSLSHDKQRLISRELVSDVDEGIMVDQFYAERLYTKEQIQELLSKAGFSEITIHTQIEAESRRNQDLGMMERRIIVSAQVRKEWSAPKRKFKGDVKNVTVLLGDPAKPDPLKPMGIFDDDDFYTVDQLKDALRQIASYQFNYLNNHSTLIYDIAKLKGKTDFIFNLCDEGYNNSARLELHVPALLEVMGIPYTGSGPQCLSYCYDKSLVRGIAKEMDIPVPDAMFIKPEDTTFELPLYFPVLVKPNFGDSSFGITQRSVAYKIEELLNAVTEIREKFGYDKPILVEEFLTGKDMTMGIIGNPPESYQVLPIIEEDYSSLPAELPKICGYEAKWMPDSPYWNLKSVKADLPEETEKSIIEWSAKLFERLDCKDYARFDWRLDAEGNPKLLEVNPNPGWCWDGHLAKMAKIAGMTYADMLEAILRAAEQRLGVQARTEEQAGQKLDEQECQVSNGQTSGDRSLLIPGFWNGKKPEKPH; encoded by the coding sequence AAGAAAAGAAGTCGCCCTCTTCCAAGGCATTCTCGGGATAATGCCTGAAGACAGGGTGCTTGATCTCTGCTGCGGCCAGGGCAGGCATTCCCTTGAACTCGCCCGATCAGGCTTCATGAACGTCGAAGGCCTTGATCGTTCGCATTACCTCATCCAGAGAGCTAAGGCTCAGGGAAAGAAGGAGAGCCTGAGCATAAAGTTCAGGGAGGGTGATGCAAGAAAGCTGCCGTATGCCCCTGACACTTTCGATGCCGTGATGATACTGGGCAACAGCTTTGGGTATTTCGAGACCGTCAACGATGACCTCAGGGTGTTGAAGGAAGTGGCGAGAATCCTTAAACCATGGGGAAAACTCCTCGTGGATGTAACCGACGGGAAATATCTCAGGAACAACTTTCAGCCGCGCTCCTGGGAGTGGATAGATTCCGAACACTTCGTCTGCAGGGAACGCTCTTTATCTCACGATAAGCAGAGACTGATTTCGAGAGAACTTGTATCGGATGTTGATGAAGGAATAATGGTTGACCAGTTCTATGCCGAGAGACTGTACACAAAAGAGCAGATACAGGAGCTTCTTTCAAAGGCCGGGTTCAGCGAAATAACCATTCACACGCAAATCGAAGCCGAGTCAAGACGGAATCAGGACCTGGGTATGATGGAGCGCCGCATAATCGTTTCCGCTCAGGTCAGAAAGGAATGGAGCGCTCCTAAGCGCAAGTTCAAAGGCGATGTCAAGAACGTTACAGTACTCCTCGGTGATCCTGCCAAGCCGGATCCACTGAAGCCCATGGGCATATTCGATGACGACGATTTCTATACCGTAGATCAGTTGAAGGATGCCTTGCGGCAGATTGCCTCCTATCAGTTCAATTATCTGAACAATCACAGTACCTTGATTTACGATATAGCGAAACTCAAGGGCAAGACGGATTTCATCTTCAACCTGTGTGACGAGGGCTACAACAACAGCGCAAGACTCGAACTTCACGTTCCAGCGCTTCTTGAGGTGATGGGCATACCTTATACAGGTTCTGGTCCGCAGTGCTTGTCATACTGTTACGACAAATCCCTTGTGCGCGGAATCGCCAAGGAGATGGACATACCCGTACCGGATGCAATGTTCATCAAGCCTGAAGACACGACATTCGAACTCCCGCTGTACTTTCCCGTTCTCGTTAAGCCTAACTTCGGGGATTCGAGTTTCGGTATAACCCAGCGCAGCGTGGCTTACAAAATAGAGGAGCTCTTGAACGCTGTTACCGAGATTCGCGAAAAGTTCGGCTACGACAAGCCCATTCTTGTTGAAGAGTTTCTTACAGGAAAAGATATGACTATGGGCATCATCGGCAATCCGCCTGAATCCTATCAGGTTCTGCCGATTATTGAAGAAGACTACTCATCGCTTCCGGCCGAGCTTCCAAAGATCTGCGGATATGAAGCCAAATGGATGCCGGATTCCCCATACTGGAACCTTAAATCCGTTAAAGCCGACCTCCCGGAAGAGACGGAAAAGTCGATAATCGAATGGTCTGCGAAACTTTTCGAGAGGCTTGACTGCAAGGACTACGCGAGGTTCGACTGGCGTCTGGACGCAGAAGGAAATCCAAAGCTCCTGGAGGTGAACCCGAATCCGGGCTGGTGCTGGGACGGGCATCTTGCCAAGATGGCGAAGATTGCCGGCATGACTTACGCAGATATGCTCGAGGCGATACTGAGAGCGGCCGAGCAGCGCCTTGGAGTTCAGGCGAGAACCGAGGAGCAGGCCGGTCAGAAGCTTGACGAACAGGAATGCCAGGTTTCGAACGGTCAGACATCCGGTGATCGCAGCCTTCTAATCCCTGGTTTCTGGAATGGAAAGAAACCTGAAAAGCCGCATTAG